Genomic segment of Iocasia fonsfrigidae:
TGGTTACCCTTTCAGGGTTTAAAAACCTCTCAAAAATAAGATTATACTCCAAGGGATTAATACGGGTTATCCCCAGGAGATACGAAACCAGACTCCCGGCTGCTGAACCCCTACCCGGACCTACTCTAATATCATTTCTAACAGCATAGTCAACAAAATCCCAGACAATCAAGAAATAAGAGACATAACCCATCTCTTCAATTACCTTTAATTCATACTCAAGCCTTTCCTGGGCTACTTTATTATCAGCCAGTCCTTTATCAAGTAGACCATCCTGACACTTTCTTCTCAACAATTTTGCTGCAGCCTCTTTACCCCCGGCATCAGGGTAATCAGGCAGATAAAAGGTATTAAAGTCAAGTTTTACTTCACTACGTTCTGCTAAATCAACTGTATTCTGGTAAATTTCTGACAGTGATGGAAAAAGCCTGAACATTTCAGCAGGTTTCTTAAAATAAAATTTATCATTAGGAAAGGTCATTCTATTTTCATCATCTACTGTCTTACCTGTCTGCATTGCCAGCAAAACATCATGGAGTTCAGCATCACTTTGTTTTAAGTAGTGTACATCATTAGTAACCAGTAGTGGAATATTAAGCTCCTTACCCAGTTTAATCAAATGACTATTAACCTTTTTTTCATCTCCCAGGTGGTGGTCCTGTAATTCAAAATAGAAATTACCTTTACCAAATATCTCCCTATATTCCAGGGATGTTTCTCTGGCCTTTTCCTCTTTTCCCTTTAAAATCAATTGTGGTATTTCACCCTGAACACAGGCCGATAGAGCAACCAGTCCCTTGTGATGTTCGTATAATAAATCCTTATCTACCCTCGGCTTATAATAAAAACCTTCCAGCCAGGCTTGTGATACCAATTTTATCAGATTATGGTAACCCTCATTATCCATAGCCAGTAATACCAAATGGTATCTCTCTCTCTTACTCTTCTCAAATCTAGAACCAGGGGCTAAATAAACCTCACAACCGATAATTGGTTTAATACCTTCCCGAACAGCCTGCCGGTAAAAGTCTACTGCACCATATAAAACCCCATGATCGGTCATAGCCACTGCCGGCATAGCCAGCTCTTTACTATACTGAACAAGGTCCTTGATGCGCAGAGCTCCGTCCAGAAGACTATATTCAGTATGGACGTGTAAGTGAACAAAGTTAGCTGTCATAATTATCCTTCTTTCAAATTATAATTATAATGAGGTGAAATAAATGAACCGTGTCATACCTGTTTTTTTTATTGCCCTTGGAGTAGTCTTAGGGGGGTCTTTTATCGGCAGTATTGGTGGGTTAATTATCAATCAATCCCCCCTCAAAATAATGGTCGATATAGCTGATGACCTTAAACTATACGCCATCATAAGTGCTATCGGTGGTACATTTGCCAATCTCCGTTTATTGGAAGGAGTCATCTTTCAAGGACAGTTAAGCATTATTGTTGAACAATTCTTTATACTCTTAAGCGCCTTTTTGGGGGGGCAGCTGGGTTACTGGATAATAATAGTCTTCTGTGGGGGCAAGTAATTTGCTTAACTCTTTTCTAGTCTTTACAAAAAAAGAATTTATCTATATAATCGTTATCTTCTTACTGGGTATTATTACAGGAGCAACCTTTTTAAACCTATATTCCGGCCGGATAATCGACCAGCTTATCCTGGAAAGAAACGAATTGACAGTTAAAAACAGAGAACAGTCAGAACAAATCAAACAATTAGAAGAAAAATTCAACAGGTTTAGAAAAACATTTATCAATAAGATTAATATTGAACTGGATGCTGATGTCAATAAACATACCCAGCAGGCCATCAAAACAAAGATAAGTGATCTGCTGGCTGGTTTAATGGGGAAAGAAATCGAAGAAATAGACCCCCTGCTACTTAAAGATGTAATTCACCAGCGTTTCATAATTATTGAAGATAAAACCTACCAGTTAGAACTACTCTATATGGTTATCAGTGACCAGCTAAGCTTTTATATAAAGGTCGGTCCACCAAAGGTAGAAGAAAAAGAATAAATTCCAGCTTATAGATTGCTTTATTTTTACTAATAATAATGTTATAATAAGTTAAAGAAAAGTTCAATAGGGGGTGTAAAATATGCAAGAAGAAGTAGTAAAAATTCTTGATAAAATAAAACCAGGTCTTCAGGCTGATGGTGGTGATGTAGAGCTAGTTGAAGTTACTGAAGATGGTGTTGTTAAAGTCAAACTACTTGGTGCCTGCCAGGGATGTCCCATGTCTACCCTGACTGTTAAAAATGGGATTGAACGTACCCTCAAAGAACACGTACCAGGGGTAAAAGAAGTTCAACAGGTATAAGGAATAAATAAAAAGCACCCCATCAATCAGTAGGGTGCTTTTCTTCATCCTGAGGTAATCCTATCTCCAGGTCACCAAATAATATTTCCTGTACATCATTAAGTAAGATTGTTACCCTGTATTCAGCCTCCATATACTTCTTGATGACATTATTAAGATTAACTATCTCCTGGAGATTAGTCAGTCTTTTTTTATCATCCTCATCGATCTCCTGACCAGAAAATTGCTTGGCCTGTAGTTTATATTGCTCTTTTTTAAAATCAAGTAACATCTCTTTAGTCTTCTCATCTGTCATCACCTGTTTTCTTGCCTCTAGATAAGCCTTATACTCATCAGATTTCTTCAACATTTTAGCCAGACGGTGGCTGAGGTCATATACAGCCATTATTATCCCTCCTAATAATAAATAATCTCTCTTTCAATCCTGTCGTGCAGAGTAATAATCCCGATAGAATGTTTCGCCTGAAGTCGCCGGTCAGTTGCTGATCCTGGATTAAAATAAAGCTGTCCATTTATTACTTCATTACAGGGTCGATGTGTATGACCAAAGATTATTATATCGGCCTTAGGAAAAACATAAGCTATCCGTTCCATAATATGTCCCTTAAGGTTATGCCCGTGGGTAACACCAATCTGATAACCATTAAGTTCAATCCTTAATCTCTCTGGCAGTCCACGGCATAATTCAGGTGGGTCAACATTACCATAAACTGCCTTAACAGGGGCTAATACTGCTAAATCATCCAACACTTCCTGTGATGTAATATCCCCAGCATGTATAATTAAATCAATATCTCTAAACTTATCAAATACTATATCCGGTATCTTTTTTGCTTTAGACGGGATATGAGTATCTGAAATTACCCCAATTTTCATTTTTTCACCCCATGACCAGTTTCTACTATAGTCTAAATAATAAGTTGCCCAATAACGGGCGTTTTATCTCTACTGCCTGGTACTTACATAACTCCTGACAGCAAAAACACCTAATACAATTTTCAAGATCAACCTCGGGTCCTTTTTCTTTCATAGTAATTACATCCGCTGGACAGTTTCGACAACAATCAGCACAGTTAGTACATTTCTCATGATGAAAAACTGGCCGTGGCCTTAAAAGAGGAGAAAGCCAGTTGCTGATATTCTTAGGTAATCTCCTATCAATCAAATTAGAACTTTTTTCGATAGCAGGTATTTT
This window contains:
- a CDS encoding metallophosphoesterase family protein, which produces MKIGVISDTHIPSKAKKIPDIVFDKFRDIDLIIHAGDITSQEVLDDLAVLAPVKAVYGNVDPPELCRGLPERLRIELNGYQIGVTHGHNLKGHIMERIAYVFPKADIIIFGHTHRPCNEVINGQLYFNPGSATDRRLQAKHSIGIITLHDRIEREIIYY
- a CDS encoding NifU family protein, which produces MQEEVVKILDKIKPGLQADGGDVELVEVTEDGVVKVKLLGACQGCPMSTLTVKNGIERTLKEHVPGVKEVQQV
- a CDS encoding YtrH family sporulation protein, with the protein product MNRVIPVFFIALGVVLGGSFIGSIGGLIINQSPLKIMVDIADDLKLYAIISAIGGTFANLRLLEGVIFQGQLSIIVEQFFILLSAFLGGQLGYWIIIVFCGGK
- a CDS encoding YlbF family regulator — encoded protein: MAVYDLSHRLAKMLKKSDEYKAYLEARKQVMTDEKTKEMLLDFKKEQYKLQAKQFSGQEIDEDDKKRLTNLQEIVNLNNVIKKYMEAEYRVTILLNDVQEILFGDLEIGLPQDEEKHPTD